A single Thermofilaceae archaeon DNA region contains:
- a CDS encoding acetate--CoA ligase family protein, which translates to MASGGLAAFLKPGSVAVVGASREPSKIGHRVLRNILSSGFRGRVYAVNPNASEILGVKCYPSILDVPEPVDLAVVTVPAKLVPQVVEECGRKGVKAVAVISSGFKEVGNIELEKQLVETARKHGIRILGPNIVGVWDTSTPINYSFIDASPLPGCIAFLSQSGALITSLIWWTRERGIGFSSLVSLGNKADVGESDLLALLREDPRTKVIAIYMEGLNPGEGRRFLEEAAKTASVKPIVVLKAGRTEAAAEAIRSHTGSLAGSDEVYDAAFRQARVLRAGSLAELFNWALALALSPPPTDGTVVVLTHGGGAGVLAADELGEAGIELEPLPPDLQERVRKFMPPFGSSRNPVDLTGMMTGESLRGALTELLKDDRVGSVLVWAGQGALPTPGELRDAVLSAVREAGLKKPLVVSLTGGAECDAALKDLIAAGVPSYESPEIAARSLAAVLRYYRFKAPPAGKFEVKGDRSAAGEIIARAVSEGRRLLTPMEAFRVARAFGIPVVEARFARSVEEAIEAARTIGYPVALAVETPDVAHKTEVGGILLNIGSDEELREAYARVLRTFAERAHGARLLGVSVRKMMPPGVEVFIGAKRDPIFGTVVAFGWGGIAVELIRDVSIRVAPLSVREAEEMVLETKVGKLLRGYRGAPLDAGTVIGLIPSVAGILEAFDAVEAVDVNPIYVYERGAVAVDVKIYLRASP; encoded by the coding sequence GTGGCAAGCGGAGGTTTAGCTGCATTCCTTAAGCCCGGCAGCGTAGCTGTTGTAGGTGCTTCTAGAGAACCCTCGAAGATAGGGCACAGAGTTCTACGCAACATCCTTTCCTCCGGTTTCCGGGGTCGGGTTTACGCGGTGAATCCTAATGCTTCGGAGATTCTGGGTGTGAAGTGTTACCCGAGTATCCTGGATGTCCCGGAGCCTGTCGACCTCGCTGTGGTTACTGTGCCGGCGAAGCTCGTACCCCAGGTGGTCGAGGAGTGCGGGAGGAAGGGTGTGAAAGCGGTAGCCGTCATCTCCAGCGGATTCAAGGAGGTGGGGAACATCGAGCTCGAGAAACAACTCGTCGAAACAGCAAGGAAACACGGAATCCGAATCCTCGGACCCAACATCGTCGGCGTCTGGGATACCTCCACGCCCATAAACTACAGCTTCATCGACGCGTCCCCGCTCCCCGGTTGCATAGCCTTCCTCTCGCAGAGTGGTGCTCTGATAACGTCGTTAATCTGGTGGACGAGGGAGAGAGGTATCGGATTCTCCAGCCTCGTTAGCTTGGGGAACAAAGCGGACGTGGGGGAGAGCGACCTCCTCGCCCTACTGAGGGAGGATCCGCGGACCAAGGTGATCGCAATCTACATGGAGGGGTTGAACCCCGGAGAGGGGAGGCGCTTCCTCGAGGAAGCGGCGAAGACCGCCTCCGTTAAACCCATCGTGGTTTTAAAGGCCGGAAGGACGGAGGCAGCGGCCGAAGCGATAAGGTCCCACACAGGCTCCCTGGCGGGCTCCGATGAAGTCTACGACGCGGCTTTCCGGCAGGCGCGCGTGCTCAGGGCTGGAAGCCTAGCCGAGCTGTTCAACTGGGCCCTAGCTCTAGCCCTCTCCCCTCCGCCCACCGACGGCACGGTGGTCGTGCTCACCCACGGCGGTGGCGCGGGTGTGCTGGCGGCTGACGAGCTCGGCGAAGCGGGAATCGAGCTGGAACCGCTGCCGCCCGACCTGCAGGAGAGGGTGAGGAAGTTCATGCCCCCCTTCGGCAGCTCACGCAACCCGGTCGACCTCACTGGCATGATGACGGGTGAGAGTTTGAGGGGGGCTCTCACCGAGCTGCTCAAGGACGACAGGGTTGGGAGCGTGCTCGTCTGGGCGGGCCAGGGCGCGCTACCCACCCCCGGGGAGCTTCGAGACGCCGTGCTCTCAGCCGTTAGGGAGGCGGGGTTGAAGAAGCCGCTCGTCGTGTCGCTCACGGGAGGAGCTGAGTGCGATGCGGCGCTCAAAGACCTCATAGCTGCGGGCGTGCCAAGCTACGAGTCGCCCGAGATCGCCGCTCGCTCCCTAGCGGCCGTCCTGAGGTACTACAGGTTCAAGGCTCCGCCGGCCGGGAAGTTTGAGGTGAAGGGGGATAGGAGCGCAGCGGGCGAGATCATCGCTAGGGCGGTCAGCGAGGGGCGGAGGCTCCTAACGCCGATGGAGGCTTTCCGCGTGGCTAGAGCTTTCGGGATCCCGGTCGTGGAGGCGAGGTTCGCCCGAAGCGTTGAAGAAGCCATCGAAGCTGCGAGAACCATCGGCTACCCCGTTGCGCTCGCCGTCGAGACGCCCGACGTAGCTCACAAGACGGAGGTCGGCGGCATACTCTTGAACATAGGCTCGGACGAGGAGCTGCGCGAAGCTTACGCGAGGGTGCTCCGGACCTTCGCTGAGAGAGCCCACGGAGCCCGGCTGCTGGGGGTTTCGGTCAGAAAGATGATGCCCCCAGGGGTTGAGGTCTTCATCGGGGCGAAGCGCGACCCGATCTTCGGGACGGTCGTAGCCTTCGGCTGGGGCGGCATCGCCGTGGAGCTCATCAGGGACGTGTCGATCCGCGTTGCTCCGCTAAGCGTGAGAGAGGCGGAGGAGATGGTGCTCGAAACGAAGGTTGGGAAGCTCCTCCGCGGCTACAGGGGGGCGCCCCTGGACGCCGGCACCGTAATTGGGCTGATACCGAGCGTAGCGGGGATTCTCGAGGCTTTCGACGCCGTGGAAGCCGTCGACGTTAACCCGATCTACGTTTACGAGAGGGGGGCTGTTGCGGTTGACGTAAAAATCTACCTCAGGGCTTCACCCTGA
- a CDS encoding dolichol kinase — MTAELFRPVELMYAAVLFIWIVLLVTLLTKKTYDAMRSKGLTHNVAIYYNRKIIHVGAGGVVALLAPYLFQTPFVPFVFAMILAVFTYLPHRTGKLLYWFQDPENIYEVHFCITWGLSLLLSWLLFGTLIYAVVPTAFMSFGDSVTGVVRNMIYRRRTKAWAGNAAMAAVCIPIGYVYAGLWGALAGLASSVVEHFELKPLDDNITVPLVSLAILALANAFGSL, encoded by the coding sequence GTGACAGCCGAGCTATTCAGACCTGTGGAGCTGATGTACGCCGCCGTGCTGTTCATCTGGATAGTTCTCCTCGTGACCCTCCTCACGAAGAAAACGTACGATGCGATGCGCTCGAAGGGGTTGACCCACAACGTCGCGATCTACTACAACAGGAAGATCATTCACGTCGGCGCGGGCGGCGTTGTAGCCCTGCTCGCGCCGTACCTGTTTCAGACGCCCTTCGTGCCCTTCGTGTTCGCGATGATACTGGCCGTTTTCACCTACCTACCGCATAGGACTGGTAAGCTGCTCTACTGGTTCCAGGACCCGGAGAACATCTACGAGGTTCACTTCTGCATCACTTGGGGCCTCAGCCTACTTCTCAGCTGGCTGCTGTTCGGCACGCTGATTTACGCAGTTGTTCCAACAGCCTTCATGTCCTTCGGCGACTCCGTCACAGGCGTCGTGAGAAACATGATTTACAGGAGGAGGACGAAGGCTTGGGCCGGCAACGCTGCGATGGCTGCTGTCTGCATCCCCATTGGCTACGTTTATGCTGGCCTCTGGGGGGCGCTGGCCGGGCTTGCGTCGAGCGTCGTTGAGCACTTTGAGCTGAAACCCCTAGACGACAACATAACTGTACCCCTCGTCTCGCTGGCAATCCTGGCGCTCGCGAACGCTTTCGGATCGCTGTGA
- a CDS encoding ornithine cyclodeaminase → MPVRVITWSDVAEVVRAEGLDRFLDQLIHRVEDAFRRWRELTVVPRVSFSYPNGVMEVMPASDQRWYAVKIVNGHPGNPKRGLLTVAAVAVLADADTGYPVMVADATLLTALRTGAASAVATKHLARRGSRVLGIIGTGAQSEFLCLAISRVAPVERITYFDIDSRAMEKFRRNMEGFGFELAAASSGREVAESADILVTATAARGRRQVVKREWLKPGVHINAVGGDAPGKTELDPEILKGAKVVVELLEQALIEGEVQNVGREFVYAELWEVVSGLKPGRTSEGEVTVFDSVGVAVEDWAALTLLYELAERRGAGRDLDLLPTVTDPKDLFSLLIKRADR, encoded by the coding sequence ATGCCAGTCCGCGTCATCACCTGGTCTGACGTGGCAGAGGTGGTTAGGGCTGAAGGGTTGGACCGGTTCTTGGACCAGCTCATCCACCGCGTTGAGGATGCCTTCAGAAGGTGGAGGGAGCTCACTGTGGTCCCCCGCGTCAGCTTCAGCTACCCGAACGGTGTGATGGAGGTGATGCCTGCGAGCGATCAAAGGTGGTATGCTGTGAAGATCGTGAACGGCCACCCCGGCAACCCGAAGCGGGGGCTGCTGACGGTGGCGGCTGTAGCCGTTCTCGCCGATGCCGACACCGGTTACCCGGTGATGGTCGCGGACGCCACCCTCCTCACCGCCCTCCGCACGGGTGCGGCGAGCGCCGTCGCGACGAAGCACCTGGCTAGGAGGGGGAGCAGGGTGCTGGGAATCATCGGGACCGGTGCGCAATCGGAGTTCCTCTGCCTGGCGATCAGCCGCGTCGCACCCGTCGAGCGGATCACCTACTTCGACATTGACTCGAGGGCGATGGAGAAGTTCAGGAGGAACATGGAGGGCTTCGGGTTCGAGCTCGCGGCAGCCTCAAGCGGCCGGGAGGTGGCGGAGAGTGCGGATATCCTCGTGACTGCTACAGCGGCGAGAGGTAGGCGGCAGGTGGTGAAGAGGGAGTGGCTGAAGCCGGGAGTCCACATCAACGCCGTGGGGGGAGATGCTCCGGGCAAGACGGAGCTGGACCCGGAGATCCTCAAGGGGGCTAAGGTCGTCGTCGAGCTCCTCGAGCAGGCCCTTATCGAGGGCGAGGTGCAGAACGTTGGAAGAGAGTTCGTCTACGCCGAGCTCTGGGAGGTGGTTTCCGGCCTTAAGCCGGGCCGAACAAGCGAGGGGGAGGTGACGGTCTTCGACTCCGTCGGAGTAGCTGTCGAGGACTGGGCTGCTCTCACCCTCCTCTACGAGCTCGCCGAGAGGCGGGGTGCCGGCCGCGACCTCGATCTTCTCCCAACGGTCACCGATCCTAAGGATCTATTCTCGCTCTTGATCAAACGAGCTGACCGTTAA
- a CDS encoding glycoside hydrolase family 2 TIM barrel-domain containing protein, translating into MSVNRRILHEFENPLVVGVNREPPRAAFLPCPDRESALRSGFLESPWKLSLNGKWRFKLVENPGRAPEGFYEPAYDDSGWDEIEVPSCWQLLGYDRPIYLNVRYPFEPNPPYVPQDWNPTGLYRRRFTLDADLTGRRVFLVFEGAGSAFYVWVNGRFVGFSKDSRTPAEFDITPYVKRGENLVAVEVLRWSDGTYLEDQDFWRLSGIFRDVYVYTAPEVRVRDFFVRTRFDERYVDATLEVLVKVRNYSLEEKRGLAVELELLDADGNRVLGPLSQPVDGVKPGGEVYLNFRAEVKSPRKWCAEDPYLYNLLITLKGPDGRVLEVIREFIGFRQVEVKDGRILVNGRPVYLRGVNRHEIDPVRGYAVTRELMELDARLMKQLNINTVRTSHYPNHPYWYHLCDRYGIYVIDEANIECHGLANIGRAGLILWNEPANNPEWLPAIMDRVVRMVERDKNRPCVVMWSLGNESGYGFNFEAAAAWIRGYDPTRPVHYEGATHVLWNKGYVPRSVDVISVMYPTLEFLEWLATELQDDRPVIMCEYAHSMGNSTGNLKEYWDVIRKHRRLCGGCIWDWVDQGLLKEEKGVKFFAYGGDFGEEIHDGNFCINGIVFPDRTLQPACWEVKKVYQPVEAEPEDLSAGLVRIENRFDHLRLDEAVEIHWEVQADGVVLQRGRVETPALEPRQKATVRIPYELPKPEPGREYWLVLRYKLARDFRWASRGFEVGWTQMKLPVRAPEPPPLRVGDMPPLAVEDVGDYVRVTGKNFELVFDKGSCSFTFNFQGRVLVKGFNPLEVWRAPTDNDEGGWMARKAVLWRDAGLNRVMHRPLWVRAYQAMPQVAVIEAGVRTEAPDTKLGFTSTLRITVYGNGDVRLAIDVKPDEQLPPLPRAGFTLQLPKELSRVVYYGRGPHENYVDRKFGAMVGVYETTVDEMFVPYLKPQENGNRCDVGWVALRDEEGFGLLAIAENLMEFSAHRCTPHDLEAAKHPPEIRWRDEIYLHLDYRQRGLGGASCGPDTLPQYEFYPEPFHFEVVLRPVKPGDDPVQLGKLKRHAL; encoded by the coding sequence GTGAGCGTAAACCGTAGGATCCTGCACGAGTTTGAGAACCCCCTTGTGGTCGGGGTGAACCGCGAACCCCCTCGCGCGGCCTTCCTCCCCTGCCCCGATCGCGAGTCGGCCCTGCGCAGCGGCTTCCTCGAGTCCCCGTGGAAGCTCTCGCTCAACGGAAAGTGGCGCTTCAAGCTCGTCGAGAACCCCGGTCGAGCGCCGGAGGGCTTCTACGAGCCGGCGTACGACGATTCCGGCTGGGACGAGATCGAGGTGCCCAGCTGCTGGCAGCTTCTCGGCTACGACAGGCCGATCTACCTGAACGTCCGCTACCCATTCGAGCCGAACCCGCCGTACGTGCCGCAGGATTGGAACCCAACGGGCCTCTACCGGCGACGCTTCACGCTGGACGCCGACCTAACCGGTAGGAGGGTCTTCCTCGTCTTCGAGGGGGCCGGTTCGGCCTTCTACGTGTGGGTGAACGGGCGTTTCGTGGGCTTCAGCAAGGACTCCAGGACGCCGGCCGAGTTCGACATCACACCTTACGTCAAGCGGGGCGAGAACCTGGTAGCGGTTGAAGTCCTGAGGTGGAGCGACGGCACCTACCTGGAAGACCAGGACTTTTGGCGGTTGAGCGGCATCTTCAGGGACGTCTACGTCTACACCGCGCCCGAAGTGAGGGTGCGCGACTTCTTCGTGAGGACGAGGTTCGACGAGAGGTACGTGGACGCGACGCTGGAGGTGCTCGTCAAAGTGAGGAACTACTCGCTGGAGGAGAAGCGGGGCCTCGCGGTAGAGCTGGAGCTCCTCGACGCCGACGGTAACCGCGTGCTCGGCCCCCTGAGCCAGCCAGTTGACGGGGTGAAGCCGGGCGGGGAAGTCTACCTCAACTTCCGCGCCGAAGTGAAATCCCCCCGCAAGTGGTGCGCCGAGGACCCCTACCTTTACAACCTCCTCATCACGCTGAAGGGACCCGACGGCCGCGTGCTGGAGGTAATCAGGGAGTTCATCGGTTTCCGCCAAGTCGAGGTGAAGGACGGGAGGATCCTCGTCAATGGCCGACCGGTGTACCTTAGGGGTGTAAACAGGCACGAAATCGACCCGGTTCGCGGCTACGCTGTCACGAGGGAGCTGATGGAGCTGGACGCTCGCTTGATGAAGCAGCTCAACATCAACACAGTTCGCACGTCGCACTACCCGAACCACCCGTACTGGTACCACCTCTGTGACAGGTACGGCATCTACGTGATCGACGAGGCCAACATCGAGTGCCACGGCCTCGCCAACATAGGGAGGGCGGGCCTCATACTCTGGAACGAGCCTGCCAACAACCCCGAGTGGCTGCCGGCCATCATGGACCGCGTTGTGAGGATGGTGGAGCGCGACAAGAACAGGCCTTGCGTCGTGATGTGGTCGCTGGGCAACGAGTCGGGCTACGGGTTCAACTTCGAGGCGGCGGCTGCCTGGATTAGGGGCTACGACCCGACGCGCCCCGTCCACTACGAGGGCGCGACCCACGTTCTCTGGAACAAGGGGTACGTGCCGAGGAGCGTCGACGTCATCAGCGTGATGTACCCGACGCTCGAGTTCCTCGAGTGGCTCGCAACCGAGCTCCAGGACGATCGGCCGGTGATCATGTGCGAGTACGCCCACTCGATGGGGAACAGCACGGGTAACCTGAAGGAGTACTGGGACGTCATACGGAAGCACCGCAGGCTGTGCGGCGGCTGCATCTGGGACTGGGTAGACCAGGGCTTGCTGAAGGAGGAGAAGGGCGTGAAGTTCTTCGCTTACGGCGGGGACTTCGGAGAGGAGATTCACGACGGAAACTTCTGCATCAACGGCATCGTCTTCCCCGACCGCACGCTCCAGCCGGCTTGCTGGGAGGTGAAGAAGGTCTACCAGCCGGTTGAAGCGGAACCGGAGGACCTCAGCGCCGGGCTCGTCAGGATCGAGAATCGGTTCGACCACCTGAGGCTTGACGAAGCCGTGGAGATCCACTGGGAGGTGCAAGCCGACGGGGTTGTGCTCCAGAGGGGCCGCGTCGAGACGCCGGCTCTCGAGCCCCGCCAGAAGGCCACCGTGAGGATCCCCTACGAGCTCCCGAAGCCCGAGCCGGGCAGGGAGTACTGGCTCGTACTTCGGTACAAGCTCGCGCGCGACTTCCGCTGGGCGAGCAGGGGCTTCGAGGTCGGCTGGACCCAGATGAAGCTGCCGGTGAGAGCCCCTGAGCCGCCCCCGCTCAGAGTCGGCGACATGCCGCCTCTCGCGGTGGAGGACGTGGGGGACTACGTCAGGGTTACCGGCAAGAACTTCGAGCTGGTGTTCGATAAGGGCTCTTGCAGCTTCACCTTCAACTTCCAGGGTAGGGTGCTGGTGAAGGGCTTCAACCCGCTCGAAGTCTGGAGGGCGCCCACCGATAACGACGAGGGGGGCTGGATGGCGAGGAAGGCCGTCCTCTGGCGGGACGCGGGTCTCAACAGGGTTATGCACCGGCCCCTCTGGGTCCGCGCCTACCAGGCGATGCCGCAGGTGGCGGTCATCGAGGCCGGCGTGAGGACGGAGGCTCCCGACACCAAGCTCGGCTTCACGTCAACGCTGAGGATCACAGTCTACGGCAACGGTGACGTTAGGCTGGCGATCGACGTGAAACCCGACGAGCAGCTCCCGCCCCTGCCGAGGGCCGGCTTCACCCTCCAGCTGCCGAAGGAGCTCTCGAGGGTGGTGTACTACGGGCGCGGGCCTCACGAGAACTACGTCGACCGTAAGTTCGGCGCCATGGTCGGCGTCTACGAGACGACGGTGGACGAGATGTTCGTGCCGTACTTGAAGCCTCAGGAGAACGGGAACCGGTGCGACGTTGGGTGGGTCGCGCTCCGAGATGAGGAGGGCTTCGGCCTGCTGGCCATTGCGGAGAACCTGATGGAGTTCAGCGCGCACCGCTGCACGCCTCACGACCTCGAGGCGGCGAAGCACCCACCAGAGATAAGGTGGAGGGATGAGATCTACCTCCACCTGGACTACAGGCAGCGCGGACTGGGGGGTGCTAGCTGCGGCCCCGACACGCTGCCGCAGTACGAGTTCTACCCGGAGCCCTTCCACTTCGAGGTCGTGCTCAGGCCCGTCAAGCCCGGCGACGATCCCGTGCAGCTGGGGAAGCTCAAGCGCCACGCGCTGTAG
- a CDS encoding uroporphyrinogen decarboxylase family protein, with protein MTLNLEKYERVLEENRRRVEAALSFEEPDRVPVQINVQGAYYAWLFGVPLRDYYTDLKLMAEVQLKGLEWRLSWLRDDVTSVAITLDLGAVAEGVVFGCRIVMPDYSDPWRSPWIVPKIKSLDDIDRLEVPDPRDLPAVRDVYRRLEELRRLVRDRYGDIPVWGGLQIHPPVSAAGSLMGPERLYSWLYRYPGEMHKLFRKLEEAFVALHEYHCEVTGSEPGSLYLADDHSGYLNRRMYEEFALPYNLRLFERFGTRYRYLHMDSPMHHIADIVRDVYRVNHADLGVESDIRLIAREFKGRVSFNGNANWRALLSGSRTLIEVEVERCIYYAAPGGGYIFDNGGETYAGVPSELLKYEVEYAKRVGKYPIKRENFRHLDELEATARGA; from the coding sequence GTGACTCTGAATCTGGAAAAGTACGAGAGAGTGCTGGAGGAGAATAGGAGGAGGGTTGAGGCTGCTCTCAGTTTTGAGGAGCCTGATAGGGTGCCCGTCCAGATCAACGTGCAGGGCGCCTACTACGCTTGGCTGTTCGGGGTTCCGCTAAGGGACTACTACACGGACTTGAAGCTGATGGCTGAAGTGCAGTTGAAGGGGTTGGAGTGGAGGTTGAGCTGGCTGCGCGACGATGTAACGTCGGTTGCGATCACCCTCGACCTGGGAGCCGTCGCCGAGGGCGTGGTCTTCGGCTGTAGGATCGTTATGCCGGACTATAGCGACCCCTGGCGGAGCCCGTGGATCGTGCCGAAGATAAAGAGCCTCGACGACATCGACCGGCTCGAAGTCCCGGATCCCCGCGACCTCCCCGCTGTTCGCGACGTGTACAGGAGGCTCGAGGAGTTGAGGAGGCTGGTCAGGGACCGCTACGGGGACATCCCGGTTTGGGGCGGGCTCCAGATCCACCCGCCCGTCTCCGCGGCCGGCTCGCTGATGGGGCCGGAGCGCCTGTACTCCTGGCTATACCGCTACCCTGGCGAGATGCACAAGCTGTTCAGGAAGCTGGAGGAGGCCTTCGTCGCGCTGCACGAGTACCACTGCGAGGTAACCGGCTCGGAGCCGGGCAGCCTCTACCTGGCTGACGACCACTCGGGCTACCTCAACCGGCGCATGTACGAGGAGTTCGCCCTCCCCTACAACCTGCGACTCTTCGAGAGGTTCGGAACCCGCTACCGCTACCTGCACATGGATTCGCCGATGCACCACATCGCGGACATCGTGAGGGACGTGTACAGGGTGAACCACGCCGACCTGGGCGTCGAGAGCGACATCCGCCTGATCGCGAGGGAGTTCAAGGGGAGGGTGTCTTTCAACGGGAACGCCAACTGGCGGGCCCTCCTCTCAGGCTCCAGAACGCTCATCGAGGTGGAGGTAGAGAGGTGCATCTACTACGCGGCCCCCGGTGGAGGCTACATCTTCGATAACGGCGGCGAGACGTACGCTGGTGTGCCGTCAGAGCTGCTGAAGTACGAGGTTGAGTACGCGAAGAGGGTGGGCAAATACCCGATAAAAAGGGAGAACTTCAGGCACTTGGACGAGCTGGAGGCTACAGCGCGTGGCGCTTGA
- a CDS encoding DUF362 domain-containing protein: MSCEIYAAEGGEPGVGVRRVLDLMGLEDALKAGEILVKVNFVSAYRELSATPVEAVEEIAKKLAGRCRVLVAEAPTIGSFKDAIRNFGYDRLLDYGVELVDLSGDSYEEFYVWDRNLERRVRVRVSETVLKSRYLVSVVRPKTHDTVIVTLSIKNVVVGAIMPGDRHKIHQGYPAINLNIAYLATKMMPKLALIDGAVGMEGAGPTNGTPVKLGVSVGGRNAVTVDAAAAALMGFDPRNIGYLHLLSEWGYGCIDPARIKAVGLPDWLSRARKFQPHPSYHRQLEWKVEEVYRVEVNGT; encoded by the coding sequence GTGTCATGTGAGATCTACGCTGCGGAGGGTGGGGAGCCAGGCGTAGGAGTTAGGCGCGTGCTCGACCTGATGGGGCTTGAGGATGCGCTGAAGGCCGGTGAGATCCTCGTCAAAGTCAACTTCGTCTCCGCCTACCGCGAGCTCTCCGCCACACCAGTGGAAGCGGTGGAGGAGATTGCGAAGAAGCTTGCCGGAAGGTGCAGGGTTTTAGTTGCCGAAGCCCCTACGATAGGTAGCTTCAAGGACGCAATCAGGAACTTCGGGTACGACAGGCTCCTCGACTACGGCGTCGAGCTGGTCGACCTTTCGGGCGACAGCTACGAGGAGTTCTACGTCTGGGACCGGAACTTGGAGCGGAGGGTCCGGGTCAGGGTTTCGGAGACCGTGCTGAAGAGCAGGTACCTCGTCTCAGTGGTGAGGCCGAAGACTCACGACACGGTCATCGTCACGCTCTCGATCAAGAACGTCGTTGTCGGAGCGATCATGCCCGGTGACAGGCACAAGATCCACCAGGGTTACCCGGCGATCAACCTCAACATCGCCTACCTGGCGACGAAGATGATGCCGAAGCTGGCTCTCATCGATGGAGCCGTGGGGATGGAGGGGGCCGGCCCCACCAATGGAACCCCGGTGAAACTCGGCGTATCGGTCGGCGGGAGAAACGCTGTCACGGTTGACGCGGCTGCAGCCGCCCTCATGGGGTTCGATCCGCGAAACATCGGCTACCTTCACCTCCTGTCGGAGTGGGGGTACGGCTGCATCGACCCAGCCAGGATAAAGGCCGTAGGGCTACCGGACTGGCTGTCGAGAGCTAGGAAGTTCCAGCCCCACCCGAGCTACCACCGGCAGCTCGAGTGGAAAGTCGAGGAAGTGTACCGCGTAGAGGTGAACGGCACTTGA
- a CDS encoding zinc metalloprotease HtpX, with protein MREKLLLLLALFAVAAIVMLILQVALSWFAPAFYTPYAGWWLVDLVAYAISMTILIAAAGLFGRYLTPTPPSLDALRAAMLATMAGVLGGALLVFAGLSSLLGEELTMQLMTVALLFALIPSLFSWLLSPALINLIYGCKPDPVLQQIVDRLAAQSGMKPPKAMIATRMKEPNAFAYSSPLFGRYVAVTEGLLQIARGPELEAVIGHELGHHKHRDNVVMLLFGLVPSVIYFLGRYLTYAGFYASRYRYDGNRKSEGGGFILVLAGIALMAVSVIMQLVVLALSRLREHYADAHGAKVTSPDAMIGALQALDSFYSRYRTAKARVDSSKMKMLFIYALADPFVSLEELFATHPPIPKRIAFLRSLKGSL; from the coding sequence ATGAGGGAGAAACTCTTGCTCCTGCTCGCGCTGTTCGCTGTGGCAGCGATCGTGATGCTGATATTGCAGGTCGCTCTCTCGTGGTTCGCACCGGCCTTCTACACCCCCTACGCGGGCTGGTGGCTGGTCGACTTGGTGGCCTACGCGATCTCGATGACCATCCTCATCGCGGCTGCGGGCCTTTTCGGCAGGTACCTCACCCCGACGCCCCCAAGCCTTGACGCGCTGAGGGCAGCTATGCTCGCCACGATGGCCGGAGTACTCGGGGGTGCCCTGCTCGTCTTCGCCGGGCTCTCCTCGCTGCTGGGTGAAGAGCTCACGATGCAGCTGATGACCGTGGCGCTCCTCTTCGCGCTCATCCCCTCCCTCTTCTCCTGGCTCCTGTCGCCGGCTCTCATCAACCTGATCTACGGGTGCAAGCCCGACCCGGTCCTCCAGCAGATCGTGGATAGGCTCGCCGCCCAGTCGGGCATGAAGCCGCCGAAGGCGATGATCGCGACCAGGATGAAGGAGCCGAACGCCTTCGCCTACTCCTCTCCACTCTTCGGCAGGTACGTGGCGGTGACCGAGGGGCTGCTTCAGATCGCTAGGGGGCCGGAGCTCGAGGCGGTCATCGGACACGAGCTGGGCCACCACAAGCACAGGGACAACGTGGTCATGCTGCTCTTCGGCCTCGTGCCCTCCGTCATCTACTTCCTCGGCCGCTATCTGACTTACGCGGGCTTCTACGCGTCGCGCTACCGCTACGACGGCAACAGGAAGAGTGAGGGAGGGGGCTTCATCCTGGTTCTCGCTGGCATCGCGCTGATGGCGGTCAGCGTCATCATGCAGCTGGTCGTTCTAGCGCTCTCGAGGCTGAGAGAGCACTACGCTGACGCCCACGGGGCAAAAGTGACGTCACCGGACGCGATGATCGGAGCCCTCCAGGCTCTCGACTCGTTCTACAGCAGGTACAGAACCGCAAAGGCGAGAGTGGACAGCAGCAAGATGAAGATGCTCTTCATCTACGCCCTAGCAGACCCCTTCGTCAGCCTCGAAGAGCTCTTCGCAACCCACCCGCCGATACCGAAGAGAATCGCATTCCTGAGGTCGCTCAAAGGCAGCCTCTAA